The Breoghania sp. genome has a segment encoding these proteins:
- a CDS encoding outer-membrane lipoprotein carrier protein LolA — protein sequence MSLGIIAATLTLAFGFIAVPAADASTQLNAKQRETLEEINRYFNGISTMAGDFVQFGPNGERAEGQFYLSRPGKIRFHYKPPARIDIIADGKSVSVKDRKLQTQDIWPLSKTPLRFLLSDNINLTSDANVTSVSVEPDLVTVIITEDGTFVQGKLTLIFDAQTQDLKQWTVTDEQGLDTSVAIYNVNTGVAVNNKMFVIDYLANARQSRE from the coding sequence TTGAGCCTTGGCATAATCGCCGCGACGCTTACCCTCGCTTTCGGCTTTATCGCAGTGCCGGCCGCCGACGCGAGCACGCAGCTCAACGCCAAGCAGCGCGAGACGCTGGAAGAAATCAACCGCTACTTCAACGGTATCAGCACCATGGCGGGCGACTTCGTCCAGTTCGGCCCCAATGGCGAGCGCGCGGAAGGCCAGTTCTACCTTTCGCGACCGGGCAAGATCCGCTTCCACTACAAGCCCCCTGCCCGTATCGACATCATCGCCGACGGCAAATCCGTCTCGGTGAAGGACCGCAAGCTCCAGACGCAGGATATCTGGCCGCTCTCCAAGACCCCGCTGCGCTTCCTGCTGTCGGACAATATCAACCTGACGAGCGACGCGAATGTTACCTCCGTTTCCGTGGAACCGGATCTGGTGACAGTGATCATCACCGAGGACGGCACCTTCGTTCAGGGCAAGCTCACGCTCATCTTCGATGCGCAGACCCAGGATCTGAAGCAGTGGACGGTGACTGACGAACAGGGCCTCGACACGTCTGTGGCAATCTACAACGTCAATACGGGCGTGGCAGTGAACAACAAGATGTTCGTCATCGACTATCTCGCCAATGCCCGGCAGAGCCGCGAATAG
- a CDS encoding argininosuccinate synthase codes for MALEEKKKGDIKKVVLAYSGGLDTSIILKWLQTEYGCEVVTFTADLGQGEELEPARAKAEMLGIKEIYIDDLREEFIKDFVFPMFRANAVYEGVYLLGTSIARPLISKRLIEIAHETGADAIAHGATGKGNDQVRFELSAYALDPDIKVIAPWRDWTFKSRTDLIEFAEKWQIPVPHDKRGEAPFSVDANMLHSSSEGKVLEDPAEEPPAYVYQRTVSPMDAPDVATEIEIGFEKGDAVSLNGKAMSPATLFAKLNDYGRDNGIGRIDLVENRFVGMKSRGVYETPGGTILLQAHRAIESITLDRGAGHLKDELMPRYAELIYNGFWFSPEREMLQAAIDKSQENVTGTVKMKLYKGNVIVTGRASPYSLYSEELVTFEDDQGAYDQKDAAGFIKLNALRLRTLAKRDRIK; via the coding sequence ATGGCGCTTGAAGAAAAGAAAAAGGGCGATATCAAGAAGGTTGTGCTGGCCTATTCGGGCGGTCTCGACACTTCCATCATCCTGAAGTGGCTGCAGACCGAATATGGCTGCGAGGTGGTGACCTTCACCGCCGATCTCGGTCAGGGCGAAGAGCTTGAGCCCGCACGGGCCAAGGCCGAGATGCTTGGCATCAAGGAAATCTACATCGACGACCTGCGCGAGGAATTCATCAAGGACTTCGTGTTCCCGATGTTCCGCGCCAATGCTGTCTATGAAGGCGTCTATCTGCTTGGCACCTCCATTGCCCGCCCGCTGATCTCCAAGCGTCTCATTGAGATCGCGCATGAGACCGGCGCCGACGCCATCGCACATGGCGCGACCGGCAAGGGCAACGATCAGGTTCGCTTCGAGCTGTCGGCCTATGCGCTTGATCCCGACATCAAGGTGATCGCGCCCTGGCGTGACTGGACCTTCAAGTCCCGCACCGATCTGATCGAGTTCGCCGAAAAGTGGCAGATCCCGGTTCCGCACGACAAGCGCGGCGAGGCCCCGTTCTCCGTCGATGCGAACATGCTGCACTCGTCTTCCGAGGGCAAGGTTCTGGAAGATCCGGCCGAGGAGCCGCCCGCCTATGTCTACCAGCGCACCGTCTCCCCGATGGATGCGCCGGACGTGGCGACCGAGATCGAGATCGGGTTCGAGAAGGGCGATGCGGTTTCGCTGAACGGCAAGGCCATGTCGCCCGCGACGCTCTTTGCCAAGCTCAACGACTATGGCCGCGATAACGGCATCGGCCGTATCGATCTCGTCGAAAACCGTTTCGTCGGCATGAAGTCGCGCGGCGTCTACGAGACCCCGGGTGGCACGATCCTGCTCCAGGCACACCGCGCCATCGAATCCATCACGCTCGACCGTGGCGCAGGCCACCTGAAGGACGAGCTGATGCCCCGCTACGCGGAGCTGATCTATAACGGCTTCTGGTTCTCGCCGGAGCGCGAAATGCTTCAGGCGGCCATCGACAAGTCGCAGGAAAACGTCACCGGCACCGTCAAGATGAAGCTCTACAAGGGCAATGTCATCGTGACCGGCCGCGCTTCGCCCTATTCGCTCTATTCCGAAGAGCTCGTCACTTTCGAGGACGATCAGGGCGCCTACGACCAGAAGGATGCCGCCGGCTTCATCAAGCTGAACGCCCTGCGGCTGCGTACCCTCGCCAAGCGCGATCGCATCAAGTAA
- a CDS encoding glucan biosynthesis protein, protein MLRILTALALVACTAHAQASAPSLKLGPPAPFSFDTVIAQARALAAKPYEASKVRASETLEKIDYDAHWQIRFKPTETIFVSPDAPVQFFHPGRYFKDPVQLYKVVGEEAHEVLFSPDAFEMPADSPARALPDDIGFAGFRIMRADLKTDWISYLGASYFRTDGQSHQYGQSSRGLAIDTGLATPEEFPRFSAFWLAPPEKDGQTIVIYALLNSPSVTGAYKMALTNKDGTGQIIDVDSRLFFRKSVERLGIAPLTSMYWYSETNRATALDWRPEVHDTDGLAIVAGNGERIWRPLNNPVTVRTSTFSTPDVKGFGLAQRDRDFANYQDDGVFYDKRPSVWIEPLRPFGAGAVQLVEIPTDDEIFDNIVAYWTPAEMPEAGSELSLAYRMTWADRHPTPENGSRVVATRVGQGGVPGQPRPKDQIKVVIDFEGPAIKDLTQNSGVKPVVELSTGEPSNAYALPIVGTGRWRLVFDARAPEHDPVEARVYLRRGADVISETWLGQLTHDLVTR, encoded by the coding sequence ATGCTTCGCATCCTGACAGCCCTCGCCCTTGTCGCCTGCACAGCACACGCGCAGGCAAGCGCGCCATCACTCAAGCTCGGCCCGCCCGCGCCATTCAGTTTCGACACCGTGATCGCTCAAGCCCGCGCGCTCGCTGCAAAGCCCTACGAGGCCTCTAAGGTTCGCGCCTCGGAAACGCTGGAAAAGATCGACTACGACGCCCACTGGCAGATCCGCTTCAAGCCAACCGAGACGATCTTTGTTTCGCCCGACGCCCCGGTACAGTTTTTCCATCCCGGGCGCTATTTCAAGGACCCGGTGCAGCTCTACAAGGTGGTGGGCGAGGAGGCGCACGAGGTGCTTTTTTCGCCCGATGCCTTCGAGATGCCAGCAGACAGCCCTGCCCGCGCGTTGCCCGATGACATCGGGTTTGCCGGTTTCCGCATCATGCGCGCGGACCTCAAGACAGACTGGATCTCCTATCTGGGCGCCAGCTATTTCAGAACCGACGGCCAGTCGCATCAGTATGGTCAGTCCAGCCGAGGGCTTGCCATCGATACCGGTCTTGCCACACCGGAGGAATTCCCCCGTTTTTCCGCCTTCTGGCTCGCGCCGCCGGAAAAGGACGGCCAGACCATCGTCATTTATGCGCTGCTCAATTCGCCTTCGGTCACCGGGGCCTACAAAATGGCGCTGACCAACAAGGACGGCACAGGCCAGATCATCGACGTGGACAGCCGGTTGTTTTTCCGCAAGAGCGTGGAGCGGCTGGGCATCGCCCCTCTGACTTCCATGTACTGGTATTCGGAGACCAACCGTGCGACCGCCCTTGACTGGCGGCCAGAGGTTCACGACACGGACGGGCTGGCAATCGTTGCCGGCAATGGCGAGCGCATCTGGCGTCCGCTCAACAATCCCGTCACGGTTCGCACCTCGACCTTCTCCACACCCGATGTGAAAGGCTTCGGCCTTGCCCAACGGGACCGGGATTTTGCCAACTATCAGGATGACGGCGTCTTCTACGACAAGCGTCCCTCGGTGTGGATCGAGCCGCTGCGTCCCTTCGGTGCGGGCGCGGTGCAGCTTGTCGAAATCCCCACAGACGACGAGATCTTCGACAATATCGTCGCCTACTGGACCCCGGCTGAGATGCCCGAGGCGGGAAGCGAGCTTTCGCTCGCCTACCGCATGACATGGGCCGACCGCCATCCGACACCCGAAAACGGCTCGCGGGTCGTTGCCACGCGCGTCGGCCAAGGCGGCGTGCCCGGCCAACCGCGGCCCAAAGACCAGATCAAGGTCGTTATCGATTTCGAAGGTCCCGCAATAAAGGACCTGACCCAGAACTCAGGCGTCAAACCCGTCGTGGAGTTGTCCACGGGCGAGCCGAGCAATGCCTATGCACTGCCCATCGTCGGGACAGGTCGCTGGCGGCTGGTTTTCGATGCCCGTGCACCGGAGCACGACCCCGTGGAGGCGCGTGTTTATCTGCGTCGCGGCGCTGACGTGATCAGCGAGACCTGGCTTGGCCAGCTCACCCACGATCTGGTAACGCGATAA
- a CDS encoding cupin domain-containing protein — MAGSNLDLSVEDVVRQLNLKPHPEGGFYRETFRDAVSLQGRARSTAIYFLVPSGIITHWHKVDAVEVWHYYAGAPLTLSLSDGKTKQEITLGPNIAACQQPQAVVPEGIWQQAETLGTWTLVGCTVAPGFEFDGFELAADGWEPGKKPD; from the coding sequence ATGGCCGGATCCAACCTGGACCTGAGTGTGGAAGACGTGGTGCGGCAACTGAACCTGAAGCCGCATCCCGAGGGGGGCTTCTATCGCGAGACCTTCCGGGACGCGGTCTCTTTGCAAGGTCGGGCCCGCTCAACCGCAATCTATTTCCTGGTCCCCTCAGGCATCATCACACACTGGCACAAGGTCGATGCGGTGGAGGTCTGGCACTACTATGCCGGTGCCCCGCTGACGCTCAGCCTCTCGGACGGCAAAACCAAGCAGGAGATCACGCTTGGGCCGAACATAGCTGCCTGCCAACAGCCGCAGGCCGTTGTTCCCGAAGGGATCTGGCAGCAAGCGGAAACGCTCGGAACCTGGACACTGGTCGGGTGCACCGTCGCCCCCGGCTTCGAATTCGACGGCTTCGAGCTTGCCGCTGACGGGTGGGAGCCCGGAAAGAAGCCCGACTAG
- the gloB gene encoding hydroxyacylglutathione hydrolase, whose amino-acid sequence MGSLEIRQFMCLNDNFGVLAHDPETGATFAVDVPDANAVMAELDAAGWKLTHILITHHHADHTQGLAALKAQTGAFVIGPAKSADRVGRFDQSVDDGDVVPFGSDKIHCIATPGHTLDEISYWLPDAGVAFTGDTLFAMGCGRLLEGSAEVMWASLEKLINKLPSDTRIYCGHEYTLANARFAVSVDPANAALADRLAEVEALRAAGKPTLPTTLALEMQTNPFLRVKDAELQEAVGLAGAPATEVFAEVRRRKDSF is encoded by the coding sequence ATGGGTTCGCTGGAAATCCGCCAGTTCATGTGCCTCAACGACAATTTCGGTGTGCTTGCGCATGATCCCGAGACAGGGGCCACCTTCGCTGTCGATGTCCCTGATGCGAATGCGGTCATGGCCGAACTCGATGCTGCGGGCTGGAAGCTTACGCATATCCTGATCACCCACCACCACGCCGATCACACGCAAGGTCTGGCGGCGCTGAAGGCGCAAACGGGGGCCTTCGTCATCGGTCCAGCAAAATCAGCGGATCGCGTAGGGCGCTTCGATCAAAGCGTCGATGATGGCGACGTCGTGCCCTTTGGCAGCGATAAAATCCACTGCATCGCCACTCCGGGCCACACGCTCGACGAGATTTCCTACTGGCTGCCGGACGCAGGTGTCGCCTTCACCGGCGATACGCTTTTCGCAATGGGATGCGGGCGGCTGCTTGAAGGTTCGGCTGAGGTGATGTGGGCTTCGCTGGAAAAGCTCATCAACAAGCTTCCCTCGGACACCCGTATCTATTGCGGTCATGAATATACGCTTGCCAATGCGCGCTTTGCGGTGTCGGTCGATCCGGCCAATGCGGCGCTGGCGGACAGGCTGGCGGAAGTGGAAGCCCTGCGCGCAGCGGGCAAGCCGACGCTTCCAACCACTCTGGCTCTCGAGATGCAGACAAATCCCTTTCTGCGTGTAAAGGACGCGGAGCTTCAGGAAGCGGTTGGTCTGGCGGGCGCACCAGCGACCGAAGTTTTTGCCGAGGTTCGCAGACGCAAGGACAGCTTCTAG
- a CDS encoding class I SAM-dependent methyltransferase, with the protein MYLDVLDMKRFYEQPLGQLVRTIVGDAVHTQWPNLSGMRVLSLGFPQPYIDPYIGQAERLLAAMPAPQGVMQWPLGAPNQALLVDECSLPLPDACIDRALLVHTLDLSNDSIAVLRETWRVLVPGGRILVVVPNRRSLWSQLETTPFGYGRPFSKGQLSAFLRETRFRPTAATSALHVPPLRSRVLLRSASGLERIGRQLWPAFAGVLVVEAEKQIYQTIPKGARKAAHILRPVFVSDSSPTGTAGTSRHTPQAPLTRPERD; encoded by the coding sequence ATGTATCTCGACGTGCTCGACATGAAACGGTTTTACGAGCAACCGCTCGGCCAGCTCGTACGGACGATCGTCGGCGATGCCGTTCACACACAGTGGCCGAACCTGAGTGGAATGCGCGTCTTGTCGCTTGGTTTCCCGCAACCTTACATCGACCCCTATATTGGTCAGGCGGAACGCCTGCTCGCCGCAATGCCGGCCCCGCAAGGTGTCATGCAATGGCCCCTCGGCGCCCCCAACCAGGCCCTTCTGGTCGATGAATGCAGTCTGCCGCTTCCCGATGCCTGCATCGATCGCGCACTGCTTGTTCATACGCTCGACCTGTCGAACGATTCCATCGCGGTGCTGCGTGAAACCTGGCGGGTGCTCGTGCCCGGCGGACGCATTCTGGTGGTCGTGCCGAACCGCCGCTCGCTCTGGTCTCAGCTTGAAACGACGCCCTTCGGATATGGCAGGCCCTTTTCCAAGGGCCAGCTTTCAGCTTTCCTGCGCGAAACCCGTTTCCGCCCGACAGCCGCCACCAGCGCGCTGCATGTGCCGCCACTGCGCTCCCGTGTGCTTTTGCGCTCCGCCAGCGGCCTTGAACGCATCGGTCGCCAGCTCTGGCCCGCCTTTGCCGGAGTTCTCGTGGTCGAGGCTGAGAAACAGATCTATCAGACGATCCCGAAAGGCGCCCGCAAGGCTGCGCACATCCTGCGCCCGGTCTTCGTTTCCGACAGCTCACCGACAGGCACGGCCGGCACCTCGCGGCATACGCCGCAAGCGCCTCTGACCCGCCCAGAGCGGGACTGA
- the metW gene encoding methionine biosynthesis protein MetW: MADAPMTETRVDHKVIAELVKPNSRVLDVGCGDGALLQLLATTKGADARGIEISHAGVNSCVARGLSVIQGDADEDLPAYPDGSFDYVILSQTLQATWDPKEVVSHLLRIGGHVIVSFPNFGYWQNRLHLLFKGRMPVTDYLPYSWYDTPNIHFCTIRDFVELTRELGCTVEQAVALNGNGQRIPLKAPWWLWNLIGEQAVFLLRK, from the coding sequence ATGGCTGATGCACCCATGACCGAAACCCGCGTCGATCACAAGGTGATCGCGGAACTGGTGAAGCCGAACTCGCGTGTGCTCGATGTCGGCTGCGGTGACGGCGCGCTGCTTCAGTTGCTGGCGACGACCAAGGGGGCGGATGCCCGTGGCATCGAAATCTCGCATGCGGGCGTGAATTCCTGCGTTGCGCGCGGGCTTTCCGTCATTCAGGGCGATGCTGATGAGGATCTGCCAGCCTATCCCGACGGTTCCTTCGACTATGTCATTCTCAGCCAGACGCTTCAGGCGACCTGGGACCCGAAGGAAGTCGTGAGCCACCTCCTGCGCATTGGCGGCCACGTCATCGTGTCATTCCCGAATTTCGGTTACTGGCAGAACCGGCTGCATCTGCTCTTCAAGGGCAGGATGCCGGTTACCGACTACTTGCCCTATTCCTGGTATGACACGCCGAACATCCACTTCTGCACCATCCGTGATTTCGTGGAGTTGACGCGGGAGCTGGGTTGCACGGTGGAACAGGCCGTGGCGCTCAATGGCAATGGCCAGCGCATCCCGCTCAAGGCTCCCTGGTGGCTGTGGAACCTGATCGGCGAACAGGCGGTGTTTCTCCTCAGAAAGTGA
- a CDS encoding homoserine O-acetyltransferase, protein MTSQDGEAISDAARLREADEPSSPVMRFGKDKPLRLDAGVDLAPWQIAYQTYGTLNADKSNAILICHALTGDQYVASTNPLTGKPGWWSMMVGPGKPVDTDRYFVICANVLGGCMGTTGPASTNPETGKAWALDMPLVTIRDMVRSQAMLVDALGIDTLFAVIGGSMGGMQVLQWAASYPERVFSAACLCAGARHSSQNIAFHEVGRQAIMADPDWRRGSYLEFGARPTHGLAIARMAAHVTYMSDQSLHRKFGRSLQDRDEITFGFDADFQIESYLRHQGMTFVDRFDANSYLYVTRAMDYFDLAGECNGVLADVFRGSSTRFCIASVNSDWLFPTSESRAVVHALNAVAGSVSFVEIDSPRGHDAFLLDEPELFNMVRGFLKGAAGARGIPAPGPDSGAELGACAPAPQCGEVKADG, encoded by the coding sequence ATGACATCGCAAGACGGCGAGGCCATTTCCGACGCGGCGCGGCTGCGCGAGGCGGACGAACCGTCGAGCCCGGTGATGCGGTTTGGCAAGGACAAACCGTTGCGGCTCGATGCCGGCGTTGACCTTGCCCCCTGGCAGATCGCGTACCAGACCTACGGTACGCTCAACGCTGACAAGTCCAACGCAATCCTCATCTGTCATGCCCTGACCGGCGATCAGTATGTGGCCTCCACCAATCCGTTGACCGGCAAACCCGGTTGGTGGTCGATGATGGTCGGTCCCGGCAAGCCTGTTGATACGGATCGCTATTTCGTCATCTGCGCCAACGTTCTGGGCGGCTGTATGGGAACCACGGGCCCTGCCTCCACCAATCCGGAGACCGGCAAGGCCTGGGCGCTCGACATGCCGTTGGTGACGATCCGCGACATGGTGCGTTCGCAGGCCATGCTCGTCGACGCGCTGGGTATCGACACGCTCTTCGCGGTGATCGGCGGTTCCATGGGCGGCATGCAGGTGTTGCAATGGGCAGCGAGCTATCCCGAGCGGGTCTTCTCCGCCGCTTGCCTGTGCGCCGGAGCTCGCCATTCCTCGCAGAACATCGCCTTTCACGAGGTCGGCCGACAGGCGATCATGGCCGACCCCGACTGGCGCCGCGGCAGTTATCTGGAATTCGGCGCGCGCCCGACGCATGGGTTGGCGATCGCGCGCATGGCGGCACATGTCACCTATATGTCCGACCAGTCGCTTCACCGGAAATTCGGCCGTTCCCTTCAGGATCGCGATGAGATCACCTTCGGTTTCGACGCCGATTTCCAGATCGAGAGCTATCTGCGCCATCAGGGCATGACCTTCGTCGACCGTTTCGATGCCAATTCGTATCTCTATGTGACGCGCGCGATGGACTATTTCGATCTGGCCGGGGAGTGCAATGGCGTGCTGGCCGATGTTTTCCGCGGCTCCAGCACGCGTTTCTGCATCGCGTCAGTCAACAGCGACTGGCTGTTTCCGACGTCAGAAAGCCGCGCTGTGGTTCATGCGCTGAACGCGGTGGCTGGTAGTGTCTCTTTCGTGGAGATCGACAGCCCGCGCGGCCATGACGCTTTCCTGCTGGATGAGCCGGAGCTTTTCAACATGGTGCGCGGCTTTCTGAAAGGGGCCGCCGGTGCGCGGGGCATTCCTGCGCCGGGGCCAGACAGCGGGGCGGAGTTGGGGGCATGTGCGCCCGCGCCGCAATGCGGGGAGGTCAAGGCAGATGGCTGA
- a CDS encoding chorismate mutase codes for MPSGPTTEHDKLAELRARIDVIDADIHGLLMERSTIIDALVAAKGTQSGADSTPTGAAFRPLREADMMRRLVERHEGTLPIITVENIWRVIISTFTRLQADYVVHLDGSADPLAMRDTARFYFGFSLDLIDADDPESVIAAIAESTTDLGVVALNRNALTPWWRTLGGAGPRILARLPFLQQTGRPADLPALVISPKVSEPGEPDIAVYDASWAVSGHRAENALTEAGIEILARHIGEGTDALIAVPSDMDAASVTSLLEQAGVEPGRLREVGGYAAAIDLDDDGDDDF; via the coding sequence ATGCCTTCAGGACCGACGACCGAACACGACAAGCTGGCCGAACTGCGCGCGCGCATTGATGTGATCGATGCCGATATTCACGGCCTGCTTATGGAGCGCTCAACGATCATCGATGCGCTGGTCGCGGCAAAGGGGACCCAGTCTGGCGCGGATTCCACGCCGACCGGCGCTGCGTTCCGCCCCCTCCGCGAAGCCGATATGATGCGTCGTCTGGTGGAGCGCCATGAGGGCACACTGCCGATCATCACGGTTGAGAATATCTGGCGCGTGATCATCTCCACCTTCACCCGCCTTCAGGCCGATTATGTCGTGCATCTGGACGGCAGCGCCGATCCGTTGGCGATGCGCGACACGGCCCGTTTCTATTTCGGCTTCTCACTCGATCTCATCGATGCGGATGACCCGGAATCGGTTATCGCGGCTATTGCAGAATCCACGACGGATCTGGGTGTCGTCGCGCTGAACCGCAATGCGCTCACGCCGTGGTGGCGCACGCTTGGCGGCGCAGGCCCGCGGATTCTGGCGCGCCTTCCCTTCCTGCAGCAGACGGGCCGCCCGGCGGACCTGCCCGCGCTTGTGATCTCGCCGAAGGTCAGCGAACCCGGCGAACCGGACATCGCCGTCTATGACGCAAGCTGGGCCGTGAGCGGCCATCGTGCAGAAAACGCACTCACAGAGGCCGGCATCGAGATCCTCGCCCGACATATCGGGGAAGGCACCGACGCGCTGATCGCGGTGCCTTCCGACATGGATGCTGCATCCGTCACCTCCCTTCTGGAACAGGCCGGCGTCGAGCCTGGCCGTTTGCGTGAAGTGGGCGGCTATGCCGCCGCCATCGACCTCGATGACGATGGAGACGACGACTTTTAG
- the hisC gene encoding histidinol-phosphate transaminase, protein MTTAENSAQTANLRPTPRTGVLDIAPYKAGAHKGTGTGPTYKLSSNETPLGPSPNAVEAFRLEADRLAIYPDGSATALREAIGSIHGINPDRIVCGAGSDEILNLLAQAYLADGDEAIYCEHGFLVYPIAIKSCGATPVVVPEKDLTNDVDAILAAVTEKTRMVFIANPSNPTGTYLPFDEVRRLHAGLPGNVILVLDAAYAEYCRRNDYAAGMELAATAENVVMARTFSKVYGLAALRLGWCYGPAAIIEVLNRIRGPFNVSAAAMAAGIAAVEDRAFLEKALDHNDTWLPWVSEQMEALGLTVTPSVANFILIHFPDVPGKRAAEADAFLLQRGCVLRRVDNYGLPNALRMTIGSEEANRVVIENLKEFLA, encoded by the coding sequence ATGACGACCGCCGAAAATTCTGCACAGACCGCCAATCTTCGCCCCACCCCCCGTACCGGCGTTCTCGATATCGCGCCCTACAAGGCGGGCGCGCACAAGGGAACGGGCACTGGCCCCACCTACAAGCTGTCCTCAAACGAAACCCCGTTGGGCCCGAGCCCGAACGCGGTGGAGGCCTTCAGGCTGGAGGCCGACCGGCTGGCGATCTATCCCGATGGAAGCGCCACCGCGTTGCGTGAAGCCATTGGGTCCATCCACGGCATCAATCCCGACCGCATCGTGTGCGGCGCGGGCTCCGACGAGATCCTGAACCTTCTGGCACAGGCCTATCTGGCTGACGGCGACGAAGCGATCTATTGCGAGCACGGCTTCCTCGTCTACCCGATTGCGATCAAGTCCTGCGGTGCGACGCCGGTCGTGGTGCCGGAAAAGGATCTGACCAACGATGTGGACGCCATTCTGGCAGCCGTCACCGAGAAGACCCGGATGGTGTTCATCGCCAATCCGAGCAATCCGACCGGCACCTACCTGCCGTTTGACGAAGTACGCCGCCTGCACGCGGGCCTTCCGGGCAACGTGATCCTGGTGCTCGATGCGGCTTACGCGGAATATTGCCGCCGCAACGACTATGCGGCGGGAATGGAGCTTGCAGCGACGGCCGAGAATGTCGTCATGGCGCGCACATTTTCCAAGGTCTATGGCCTTGCAGCGCTGCGTCTTGGCTGGTGCTATGGCCCCGCGGCCATCATCGAAGTCCTGAACCGCATCCGCGGGCCCTTCAACGTGTCGGCCGCCGCCATGGCGGCAGGCATCGCCGCGGTGGAAGACCGCGCGTTCCTGGAAAAGGCGCTCGATCACAACGACACCTGGCTGCCGTGGGTAAGCGAACAGATGGAGGCGTTGGGGCTGACGGTGACGCCGAGCGTCGCCAATTTCATTCTGATCCACTTCCCCGATGTACCGGGCAAGCGGGCGGCGGAAGCCGATGCGTTCCTGCTCCAGCGCGGCTGTGTGCTGCGCCGGGTGGACAACTATGGCCTGCCCAACGCCCTGCGCATGACCATCGGCTCGGAAGAAGCCAATCGGGTTGTGATCGAGAACCTGAAGGAATTTCTCGCCTGA
- a CDS encoding prephenate/arogenate dehydrogenase family protein, with protein sequence MTTPFKRLTLIGIGLIGSSIALAARRKELAQEIVISTRSEATLERAKALGLGDRYYLDAGQAVEGADLVILCVPVGACGAVAKWIAPSLAPGAILSDVGSVKEAVVKSVKPHVPDGVHFIPAHPIAGTEQSGPDAGFAELFENRWCLITPLPGSDPEAVARLRGFWEGLGSDIDEMDAQRHDRVLAITSHLPHLIAFNLVGTARDLETVTQSEVIKYSAGGFRDSTRLAASDPTMWRDVFLNNKEAVLEMLGRFTEELAALQRAVRWGDGDALFKAFERTRYIRRNIIEAGQETDAPDFGRHAKEPGE encoded by the coding sequence ATGACGACCCCCTTCAAACGCCTTACCCTGATCGGCATCGGCCTGATCGGTTCATCCATTGCCCTGGCGGCGCGCCGCAAGGAACTCGCACAGGAGATCGTCATTTCGACGCGCTCCGAGGCGACCCTTGAGCGCGCAAAAGCACTAGGACTTGGCGACCGATATTATCTGGATGCAGGGCAAGCGGTTGAAGGCGCGGATCTGGTCATCCTGTGCGTACCGGTGGGCGCGTGTGGCGCGGTGGCGAAGTGGATCGCTCCCTCGCTCGCGCCCGGCGCGATCCTATCCGATGTCGGATCGGTCAAGGAAGCTGTGGTGAAGAGCGTCAAGCCGCATGTGCCGGACGGCGTGCATTTCATCCCCGCCCACCCGATCGCGGGCACCGAGCAGTCCGGCCCCGACGCCGGTTTCGCAGAGCTCTTCGAAAACCGCTGGTGCCTGATCACCCCGCTTCCCGGCAGCGATCCGGAGGCGGTTGCTCGCCTTCGCGGCTTCTGGGAGGGACTGGGCAGCGATATCGATGAGATGGACGCACAGCGCCACGATCGTGTGCTCGCCATCACCTCGCATCTGCCGCACCTCATCGCCTTCAATCTTGTGGGCACCGCGCGGGATCTGGAAACGGTGACACAGTCGGAAGTAATCAAGTATTCCGCCGGTGGCTTTCGCGATTCCACCCGCCTTGCGGCGTCCGATCCAACCATGTGGCGCGACGTCTTCCTGAACAACAAGGAAGCTGTCCTGGAGATGCTTGGACGTTTCACCGAAGAGCTTGCCGCTCTCCAGCGCGCCGTGCGCTGGGGTGACGGGGATGCGCTGTTCAAGGCGTTTGAACGCACGCGCTATATCCGCCGCAACATCATCGAGGCCGGCCAGGAAACGGATGCCCCCGATTTCGGCCGTCACGCGAAAGAGCCTGGCGAGTAA